A region from the Paenibacillus humicola genome encodes:
- a CDS encoding sensor histidine kinase, with the protein MEGWAISYKAVLLLYVFGAAFFDGGHTAGQELELLSFLLYVCLNIAVYIWRGKRPKQAMIGLSIALAALCASSLHPLFALLLPFNIYELAAFHIKRGRLLIPLALLPALFITRPLLLQYGFAAVSGYLLFAMMRLFAARFAKFEQSQETMRADIQRLSQVLNENEEYLKQSDYTARLEERNRLSQQIHDQVGHAMSGALIQMEASKRLLASNAEQASQLLQNAIAISKDGIESIRQTLKSTKPPIEQLGINRLRLAIDEFTGTHGLAASLTHSGDLDAITPLQWKIIQENMAEAMTNAVKYAGATRIEADVTVLNTFIKAVVADNGKGAAKVVKGLGIIGMEERAAAVNGTVIVDGTRGFSVTTLIPYRRLPTPSPERPNDQPAKREHALGEGVNET; encoded by the coding sequence ATGGAAGGGTGGGCCATCAGCTACAAGGCGGTGCTGCTTCTGTATGTCTTCGGCGCCGCTTTTTTTGACGGCGGGCATACTGCGGGGCAAGAGCTGGAGCTGCTTTCCTTTCTCCTGTATGTATGCTTGAATATCGCCGTTTATATTTGGAGAGGAAAACGTCCGAAGCAGGCGATGATCGGGCTGTCGATCGCGCTGGCTGCGCTTTGCGCCTCCAGTTTGCATCCGCTGTTCGCTCTGCTGCTTCCGTTTAATATCTATGAACTCGCGGCCTTTCATATCAAGCGAGGCAGGCTGCTGATCCCGCTGGCTCTGCTGCCGGCCCTGTTTATTACCCGCCCGCTGCTGCTGCAGTACGGGTTCGCAGCCGTCTCGGGTTATCTGCTGTTTGCCATGATGCGGCTGTTTGCGGCCCGGTTCGCCAAATTTGAGCAGTCGCAGGAGACGATGCGCGCCGACATCCAGCGGCTTTCGCAGGTGCTGAACGAAAATGAGGAATATCTCAAGCAGTCGGATTATACCGCGCGTCTGGAGGAACGGAACCGGCTGTCCCAGCAAATCCATGATCAGGTCGGGCATGCGATGTCCGGCGCGCTCATCCAGATGGAAGCGTCGAAACGGCTGCTCGCGAGCAATGCCGAACAGGCATCGCAGCTGCTTCAAAATGCGATCGCGATTTCCAAGGATGGCATCGAGAGCATCAGGCAGACGCTCAAAAGCACGAAGCCACCGATCGAACAGCTGGGCATCAACCGGCTGCGGCTGGCGATCGACGAATTCACCGGCACGCACGGCTTGGCCGCATCGCTGACGCATAGCGGAGATTTGGACGCCATTACGCCGCTGCAGTGGAAAATCATCCAGGAGAATATGGCCGAGGCGATGACCAATGCCGTAAAATACGCCGGCGCCACCCGCATCGAGGCGGACGTGACGGTGCTGAATACGTTCATCAAGGCGGTCGTTGCCGACAACGGCAAAGGCGCGGCAAAGGTGGTCAAGGGCCTGGGCATCATCGGCATGGAAGAGCGCGCGGCCGCCGTCAACGGTACGGTCATCGTCGACGGCACGCGCGGCTTCAGCGTGACGACGCTGATTCCGTATCGCCGGCTGCCGACGCCCAGTCCCGAACGGCCGAACGATCAGCCTGCCAAGCGTGAGCATGCCCTGGGGGAGGGCGTGAATGAAACGTAA